A region of the Acanthopagrus latus isolate v.2019 chromosome 18, fAcaLat1.1, whole genome shotgun sequence genome:
TCCTCCAAAACTACCAGATACATCTGAGATTCCTGAAGTggaaactgaagtgaaatgaagtgaGCTGGTCTGTCTTTCTATCTGCTGAGTGTTGTGGTTCCATTTCACTCTTAAGGCTTAGAGGGAGCACTGAAAcagtgcatgtttaaatcgTCGCCCACACAGAGTCCCTGTGTGGTCCAATAACTAACAACGTGCATCATTAACTGCTTACACCTGTTTAGAGAAGattttgtgttgtaaataatgataaataacagCATATTTACTGCTTGCTTTAAGGTTTTCCTCAGTGATAAAGGTTTgatataaagttttttttccctctgtgtatatatatcatAACACGGTAGTGAACTAATTGGTTATCTAAGCTTAAAATGCTGTCAGTTACCACTGGTTCTTTTCTATATTTAAGTCTTATTTTGAAGCATTTAGCTGTTTTGTCACAAGTACTTGATTTTGGTCATTGTCTCAGATATCTGTAGAACTTCGTCTAtccattttgtttctttgccAGCAGTCCTACTGTGTATTTAGCCTGAGACAGACCTAAATAATCAGATTCACCATCATGTAGCGTTGATTACATTTCTGTATGACTTGACCACTATGATAGATTTCAAGCATTTGAACattggaaaatgttttacagatcACAGTGTCTGTCCACGTACTGTATGGCTGGGTTTGCTTTGGCGCTAAACTTGAGCTGGTTTCTTAAGGATGTGCTACTAACATCGAGCCATTGACTCAACTTTCAGAAGTGTGTTCATTTTGCTCTgttatattacatatttatgatCTACAGCAAGTGTTTACGAGGCACTGACACCTCAAACGGCTTTTTGTGGAGTTGTAGCTACCATGCCCCATTCATATTTGCTAGAAGTAGCACCCTGAaataatttttttgtgtttttgtttggtttgtttacctTGTATATGAAACATTTTCCCTCTGATGAACCTCTGCAGTTATTGGCTTAAAAGCCTGCTACTTAATGTGTTCTGAGCTTTGGCTCTTGTCTGTCTCATGTATCCTGTTATTAATTACAGCAGTTATGTTAAACGCAGCTTTATGTATTCTGTAGTTTTGAATTAGTAAAAttctattttgaaaaaataagataattttgaaaaaataaaaaatatgccAGTGTGATGCAACAAAGTTATTTGTGTATTTACCAtgtaatgaagaaaatgaatcactgaGCTGATTAAATATGGTTAAAATGTCTTATTGCATTATAATGCAACAATCAATCTGTACAACAATCTGTAAATCCATTTGCAAATCTATACATCAAGTTAAAACAATCTATCCATGCATCAATCTTATCTACCTATACATAAATCAGTACATCAATTTATACATACATCAGTCTTATCTATTCATAAATCATTACATCTATACATACATCAGTTTATACCAACATTAATAAATCAGTCTTATCTATGCCTAAGTCAATACATCTATATGTACATCAATTTATACAAACATCAATACATCAATTTTATCTATACATAAGTCAATACATCTATACATCAATTTATACAAACATCAATGTTATCTATACATAAATCAATACATCAGTTTATACATCAATGTTATCTATACATAAATCAATACATCAATATATACATCAATGTTATCTATATATAAGTCAATACATCTATACATCAATTTATACAAACATCAATGTTATCTATACATAAATCAGTACATCAATTTATACATCAATGTTATCTATATATAAGTCAATACATCTATACATGCATCGTTTATGAAAACATCAATACATCAATGTTATCTATACATAAATCAATACATCTATACATACATCAATTTATACATACATCAATACATCAGTCTTATCTATACATTAATCAGTACATCTATACATACATCAATTTACACAAACATCAGTCTTATCTATACATAAATCAATACATCTATACATACATCAATTTATACATCAATCTTATCTATATATAAATCAATACATCTATACATACATCAATTTATACATCAATCTTATCTATATATAAATCAATACATCTATACATACATCAATTTATACATCAATCTTATCTATATATAAATCAATACATCTATACATACATCAATTTATACATCAATCTTATCTATACATAAATCAATACATCTATACATACATCAATTTATACATCAATCTTATCTATATATAAATCAATACATCTATACATACATCAATTTATACATCAATCTTATCTATATATGAATCAATACATCTATACATACATCAATTTATACAAACATCAATACATCACTGTTATCTATACATAAATCAATACATCAATTTATAAATTAATGTTATCCATACATAAGTCAATACATCTATACATGCATccatttataaaaacatcaatacaCCAGTCTTATCTATACATAAATCAATACATCTATAGATACATCAATTTATACAAACATCAATACATCAATCTTAGATACATAAATCAATACATACATCAATTTAAACATACATCAGTTCATCAGTCTCTATACATTAATCAATACATCTATACATACATCAATTTATACAAACATCAGTGTTATCGATACATAAATTAATACATCTATACATAAATCAATTTATACATATATCAATCTTATCTATACATAAATCAATTTATACATACATCAATTTTATCTATACATAAATCAATACTTCTATACATACATCAGTCTTATCTATACATAAATTAATGCATCTATACATATGTCAATTTATACATACATCAGTCATATCTATACATAAATCAATATATCTATACATTAATCTGCATTACATAACAAAAGTccaaagggaggagaggggggcaGCTGACACTCTGCACTAGATGGACATGGTGGAGAATCATGctgctctgtcactgtgtggtGCTCCACACCCTCTGACCGTCTGGCCTCCATGTGGGtcctgcagaggaggacagagatgtGACTGCTGCTTCTAGAACACTCAGCCAGGAGGCGGGGCTTACATTGTACTCCTGTGGCAGGTGATACATGTCACTCACATGCACGGTCACTGGAGTGTGAGGTCGAGGCCTCCATCAACAGCTGCCCGTGAGGTGGATGCCTCTGGTGACACACAAGGCCTCTTAGATGCTGCAAcaccaacaaacagaaacacagatcagTCTTCTATAACTTCACTGCACAATTCAGgggcactgtgtggttttgttgaagaaattcaaaaagcataattacaatatttacaaaattaataagttaaaaatacaaactcaggaatatttctcttttccatgactgaatgaggaaaatatggtcccagaatactgtttgaagctagacaggtggcagggtccgccaaatataaacaaagtatagGTTGGTTAtcactttattcagtcatgaaaacaaaaagtttgtttatttactttgtatTCAAGTAAATGTCATGTCACATGACAGTCCTCACCTGTAGGAGCTCTTCTGCGTTCCTTGTTCTTATTCTTTTTGCCCTACACAACACCAAACACGTCATAACATTTTCCATCTGACATCGGCCAATAAACACAGTCTGCAGTGACTCTTGTCTAGAGATGTATGAgttgtgtgtgagcagtgtgtACTTGCATAGTTTTGGCTGACAGACCAGCCGGGGTTTCTCAGGGCGTGGAGCCATCTTTCTCTGTCGGCCTGTTTGAAGTATACTGCCCGCTGCTCCGCTGACAGTAACTTCCACTGAGGACAGACGGACAACGCACTGTTCgttagaaaacacacacacacagatacacaataCAGACTGACTACAGACACGAAGCACACAGCTTCTCATTAATGGTGTCAGTCATCAGGTGTAAAGAGGTGATGATTTAGGCTGTTCCACTGACTGTCACACTTACTCTCTCTCCAAGGACTTTACTCACAGCCCCATTTCCCATCCTCTTAATGTTCTCCTCAACATGGGGTCTGTGTTCCTTCATGTAAATCATGAAGGCATTTGGCGGCCTTTTAATGTATGGCCGGGCATCCTCCTGCTCACTTTCAGCCTTTTTCTTGCTACAGCACAAAGACAGGGTGAGAGCTCTTGTTAACGCCGTGGAAACATTATGATGAGCAGAAAAATACCAGACGTGTAAAATGTAACCTCATCTGCGCtgcactgtacattttaaaccaTTAGAAGTCCGATTATCAGAAATGTGCAGATAAATAAGTCACctgaaatcaaacagcagcGGATGTAGTTCAGTCTGACTGAACTGACTGATCATGAGAAAGttacaaaaaggagaaaagtaCATCTTGATCAAAAGCGTCCACAGCAAACTTACTTTGAGTCGGAGGTGCTcggctgaggaggagcagggacacaaggagcagcagggacagaaggagcagctgggacagaaggagcagctgggacagaaggagcagctgggacagaaggagcagcagggacagaaggagcagcagggacagaaggagcagcagggaCAGAAGGAGGGAAAACTGTGGCTGGAAGAGCGTACAAGGGCTCTCCATTCCTACACACATAACAAGACAGATACACATATGattagacgtgtgtgtgtgtgtgtgtgcgcccaaACAGAAACTCTATAGCTGTGTGcactggtgtgtttgtttgcactggTGTGTTACTTACATCATTCCCACACACTGCAGGTGGTAGTGTAAGCCTTCAGGGAGCCTCACCACTGGTACATTGTTATactggagacacaaacacacacagaacaggttGTTAGGTGAGCTGCGATGGTGTGACATGTCCTCCAGGTGTCAGGATTTCCCCTAACAATAAATTATAATAACTCTTGCAATGAGCCGAAAGAACACTGAAGAACACTGAACGCTGAAAGAAGGATGgatcattttactgttttactaaTATTACTGACCTGCAGTTTTGTTTAATTCTAAGAGCACACAGCCTCACTTTACATTGCTGATTCTaaaatttgccatttttttaagGGACCTTTGAACTGGAACTGCAGGACAAAGTCagattttatgtgtgtttgtcctgtaAAGCTGTAACTGTTCCTGCACTAATAGCCTTCTCCTATGGCACTaaacctgctgtctgctgcaacCAAACTGTGGCGAtgttcagagtgtgtgtggtgaacCAGAGTCTTACAgtgtgtggaggagcagcagcagggtgactGACGGCCGGTGCTGCGGGTAATGGGCCTCGTATCATGGGCCACTCATACGACAGGCACTGtggagacagagggacagagacatTTAATAAACCCATAACACCTTTACTCCATACATGCAACCACACTTAGTGTTCAGACACTTCACATGTGTCAGTCCTTCTTTTGCCACAAAGCATCCATCATTGACAAATATCTGTATCAGTCCAGAAACTGATCCACTCCTAATGATATCTTTGCCTAACCTATGCTTAGTATCTTACCTGTACCTGGCTTGAAGCGCCTGAAGGGATGGGCTGGTTGTCCAGTAACTCCTGAATGGCGTcctggagaagagaagaaatctCCTCCCACTCCATCCCCGACAAAATATTGTCAACGGTGGCGATCATCTGCTCCATCTCGGCAGCAGGGAGGACGGTCGGTGGAGTTTCTGGAGGTGAAGGGATGGGTTGGGTCGCCTCTAGATCTTGAATGGCGCCCTGGAGAAGGGAAAACATCTCCTTCAAGACCATCCCTgacaaaatgtcttcaacaTCGGCCATCACATACACCATCTCTGCAGCAGGGAGGATGGTCAGCGGACTTTCTGGTCCTAGGGAGCTCTGAAGAGatttaaaacatacatacagttaTTATAATTGCCTTCACAATACAATATCAAAATTCTGCTTACATGGTAAGGCATTGATAACAATACTCCAATACTGGATATTTGGAGCAAACTAGCTCTTTAGAGAGGCACTAGACAGGGTTTCCTTGGATAGCTCTTCAAAACTCGCCATTAAGCTGGTCTACATGGAGAGATAGCTGTATAGAAACTATGAATGATTTAATGCACCAAAACAAGCTAAGTTCATGGGCTGATCTGCAAACGTTTTTCAGGTACATGCAACTCAGAAGCTTATTTCAAACTTTGGATTTACATTAACATAATCGGACAGCAGGGTAATTTAGAAGATGTTACATTTGATTCAGAAACAGGTAATCATTTAACAGGTAAAGTCTACAGACACGTGCAGAAACCGTATTCTTTAGATAGTTTGCTACAGTCAAGAATACATTTGTGGAACCAAGATTTAAAAATGAGAGGATATTGATGTACGATGGAGGGATTGTTGGAATTTAACAAGAGCTATTACTGTCAACGCGAATTTAAGTTTAATTCAATATACGATAATGTATGGAACCTACTGCACAAGGGATGAAGTGCAAAAATACAATCCACATATATCAGGAAACCGTTTTAAATGTGGAACTTCAGATTCATTAATCCAAGCATTTTGGGACAGCAGCAAAATTCAGAGGATCTGGGTTAATATTGACAAATGGCTATCAGACATATTTTAGGTCAGATTCAACTTCAGTTTGCATACTCCAAGACATGTCCCAGGACACAGTGAGGTACACACTGAGTTTCAtcaattgtttaaaaaaaaaaaaaaaaaacagctgatcttTGAACAATGTAAATCCACACACCCTCCAACAATACTACACTGGAAAAGAGAAATGAGTTATTATTTGAACGTGGAAAAAACTATCGCCATAGAATTATAATAAATCAACCCAATTTGAAATCATATTGGTGGAAGTATTACAGGCACTGAGTACTTCCACCTAATATTTTGGGGGtgacatgatttttatttaatttttcattaattaataaaatcatttttcttttttccctcagaTGTGGGTGTTCCATAAAGAGGAGTGGTATTTGGCGCAAACGTACTCCTGTCTGTACTGAAGGTCTAGATGACGACACTGATAATGTCTTGGCTTGgcctttattgttttgttttaatctgtcGTCAAGactgtggttgtttgtctcgTCTTGTATGTAttgaaaaattgaaataaaatcatgtaaaatgaagaaaaaagaaacactatTACATATTTATAGTAATTTGACACTTTGAAAGGAGACAATCTGCATGATGACTACTTTTACTTTGGCTTAGATTTCTGTATTATGCATGCAGTGAGATTTAAAGGCAGCTAAGACTTTTACTTCTATAATGAAGTATTTTACGCTGAAGAGTTAAACTAactgagtatttccattttctgctatttcatattttgattCCAGCAATTTTCAGAGGCAAAAATTTAAATTTTCCTACTACCAGTCTTTCCAAGTTACATTACAGATGAGGATTTTATACCCCAAACCTGTTATTAGCTCACAAATAAGCGCATTTGTGAGGTGGTTCTGACGGTATCCGACTACAGAGACAAGTTCAGTTTCaacaatgacagcagcagactgagctgcacacagagaaacaggccCTGGTGTGTTTAAAAGGCCCGG
Encoded here:
- the LOC119007329 gene encoding transcription factor 7-like isoform X2 — its product is MRRLQSSLGPESPLTILPAAEMVYVMADVEDILSGMVLKEMFSLLQGAIQDLEATQPIPSPPETPPTVLPAAEMEQMIATVDNILSGMEWEEISSLLQDAIQELLDNQPIPSGASSQVQCLSYEWPMIRGPLPAAPAVSHPAAAPPHTYNNVPVVRLPEGLHYHLQCVGMMNGEPLYALPATVFPPSVPAAPSVPAAPSVPAAPSVPAAPSVPAAPSVPAAPSVPAAPCVPAPPQPSTSDSNKKKAESEQEDARPYIKRPPNAFMIYMKEHRPHVEENIKRMGNGAVSKVLGERWKLLSAEQRAVYFKQADRERWLHALRNPGWSVSQNYHLRGLVCHQRHPPHGQLLMEASTSHSSDRA
- the LOC119007329 gene encoding transcription factor 7-like 1 isoform X1, translated to MRRLQSSLGPESPLTILPAAEMVYVMADVEDILSGMVLKEMFSLLQGAIQDLEATQPIPSPPETPPTVLPAAEMEQMIATVDNILSGMEWEEISSLLQDAIQELLDNQPIPSGASSQVQCLSYEWPMIRGPLPAAPAVSHPAAAPPHTYNNVPVVRLPEGLHYHLQCVGMMNGEPLYALPATVFPPSVPAAPSVPAAPSVPAAPSVPAAPSVPAAPSVPAAPSVPAAPCVPAPPQPSTSDSNKKKAESEQEDARPYIKRPPNAFMIYMKEHRPHVEENIKRMGNGAVSKVLGERWKLLSAEQRAVYFKQADRERWLHALRNPGWSVSQNYGKKNKNKERRRAPTASKRPCVSPEASTSRAAVDGGLDLTLQ